From Anopheles darlingi chromosome 2, idAnoDarlMG_H_01, whole genome shotgun sequence, the proteins below share one genomic window:
- the LOC125952544 gene encoding uncharacterized protein LOC125952544 isoform X2: MHQQQPSSATTVMTGTGQGGAATTTTTISTTASGATAGGLGQRPQQNPLGNGSCCSIPPPILFLFLTLLMTSSATAMLCAAIMTDHWEHVSWDRSSLDRISNETSIELHWYLDGRAAKIPLKGKAGQTNVHYKQHAGGPGKGSSPVITDNRAGVFLVPMNGGIWTLCIDLTAEEIRTMSRDGFPQVEQCVNYLAGTMESAQGNDEDARADWQHRMQNLSISCSLVCLIILGSAALVGAFGVCQRQISAVLVTGVMYLLAALFALFTLMIIHFKRQQGRPLLDSDFDGTIDGVVAIKGTARVASKFLGARIFVTAWSLDLGWGGVVLCTFTSFLWILLSKIMRFNPLSAMI, translated from the exons atgcaccagcagcaaccctcaTCGGCCACTACTGTCATGACCGGTACTGGACAGGGAGGAGCAGcgaccactactaccaccattaGCACCACGGCGAGCGGTGCCACTGCCGGCGGATTGGGACAGCGTCCACAGCAAAACCCCTTGGGAAATGGTAGCTGCTGTTCCATCCCACCACCGATACTGTTCCTCTTTCTCACGCTTCTGATGACCTCGAGCGCAACGGCCATGCTCTGTGCTGCCATCATGACCGATCACTGGGAACACGTGTCCTGGGACCGGAGTAGCCTGGATCGAATCAGCAACGAAACTTCCATCGAGTTACACTGGTATCTAGATGGTCGGGCGGCCAAGATCCCTCTCAAAGGAAAAG CAGGTCAAACCAACGTGCACTACAAGCAACATGCCGGAGGTCCGGGCAAGGGTTCATCACCGGTTATCACCGATAACCGGGCCGGTGTTTTTCTGGTACCAATGAACGGTGGCATCTGGACCCTGTGCATCGATCTGACGGCAGAAGAGATCCGTACCATGTCGAGGGATGGGTTTCCGCAGGTAGAACAGTGCGTCAACTATCTGGCCGGCACGATGGAGAGCGCCCAGGGCAACGATGAGGACGCGAGGGCCGATTGGCAACACA GAATGCAGAATCTATCGATTTCCTGCTCGCTAGTGTGTCTGATCATTCTCGGTAGTGCGGCCCTGGTTGGCGCGTTTGGTGTTTGCCAGCGACAAATCAGCGCAGTATTGGTGACCGGAGTGATGTACTTGTTAGCAG CTCTATTCGCGTTGTTTACTTTGATGATAATCCACTTCAAGCGACAGCAAGGACGACCGCTGCTCGATAGTGACTTCGATGGTACCATCGACGGTGTGGTGGCGATCAAGGGTACGGCTAGGGTCGCCTCTAAATTTCTAGGCGCGCGCATCTTCGTCACTGCCTGGAGCCTGGACCTGGGATGGGGTGGTGTCGTCCTGTGCACCTTCACATCCTTCCTGTGGATTCTGCTATCGAAAATAATGCGTTTCAACCCACTTTCGGCGATGATTTGA
- the LOC125952544 gene encoding uncharacterized protein LOC125952544 isoform X1: MHQQQPSSATTVMTGTGQGGAATTTTTISTTASGATAGGLGQRPQQNPLGNGSCCSIPPPILFLFLTLLMTSSATAMLCAAIMTDHWEHVSWDRSSLDRISNETSIELHWYLDGRAAKIPLKGKAGQTNVHYKQHAGGPGKGSSPVITDNRAGVFLVPMNGGIWTLCIDLTAEEIRTMSRDGFPQVEQCVNYLAGTMESAQGNDEDARADWQHSESQATLHPHLRMQNLSISCSLVCLIILGSAALVGAFGVCQRQISAVLVTGVMYLLAALFALFTLMIIHFKRQQGRPLLDSDFDGTIDGVVAIKGTARVASKFLGARIFVTAWSLDLGWGGVVLCTFTSFLWILLSKIMRFNPLSAMI, translated from the exons atgcaccagcagcaaccctcaTCGGCCACTACTGTCATGACCGGTACTGGACAGGGAGGAGCAGcgaccactactaccaccattaGCACCACGGCGAGCGGTGCCACTGCCGGCGGATTGGGACAGCGTCCACAGCAAAACCCCTTGGGAAATGGTAGCTGCTGTTCCATCCCACCACCGATACTGTTCCTCTTTCTCACGCTTCTGATGACCTCGAGCGCAACGGCCATGCTCTGTGCTGCCATCATGACCGATCACTGGGAACACGTGTCCTGGGACCGGAGTAGCCTGGATCGAATCAGCAACGAAACTTCCATCGAGTTACACTGGTATCTAGATGGTCGGGCGGCCAAGATCCCTCTCAAAGGAAAAG CAGGTCAAACCAACGTGCACTACAAGCAACATGCCGGAGGTCCGGGCAAGGGTTCATCACCGGTTATCACCGATAACCGGGCCGGTGTTTTTCTGGTACCAATGAACGGTGGCATCTGGACCCTGTGCATCGATCTGACGGCAGAAGAGATCCGTACCATGTCGAGGGATGGGTTTCCGCAGGTAGAACAGTGCGTCAACTATCTGGCCGGCACGATGGAGAGCGCCCAGGGCAACGATGAGGACGCGAGGGCCGATTGGCAACACAGTGAGTCCCAGGCCACCTTACATCCGCATTTAA GAATGCAGAATCTATCGATTTCCTGCTCGCTAGTGTGTCTGATCATTCTCGGTAGTGCGGCCCTGGTTGGCGCGTTTGGTGTTTGCCAGCGACAAATCAGCGCAGTATTGGTGACCGGAGTGATGTACTTGTTAGCAG CTCTATTCGCGTTGTTTACTTTGATGATAATCCACTTCAAGCGACAGCAAGGACGACCGCTGCTCGATAGTGACTTCGATGGTACCATCGACGGTGTGGTGGCGATCAAGGGTACGGCTAGGGTCGCCTCTAAATTTCTAGGCGCGCGCATCTTCGTCACTGCCTGGAGCCTGGACCTGGGATGGGGTGGTGTCGTCCTGTGCACCTTCACATCCTTCCTGTGGATTCTGCTATCGAAAATAATGCGTTTCAACCCACTTTCGGCGATGATTTGA
- the LOC125952543 gene encoding protein NASP homolog, translated as MAEKSDTLVTPEDKANEAKELFGRGSRNYCMRQYSEAADDLSACCALYSEMYGSLGEECGQPYLLYAKSLIAIGKDENNLIVPGEDDEEADEDDDDGEGEEDAEGDEGAEDEGGDEEKTKQEQENGKDDEDVTMKESKDSAAAEAEAEKKENGVEAEKTEGGSSEAGKAESGANDAEPQPGPSTSNGGAKEEETTEDSAGNLQVAWEMLELAVKIFVKQGDKGYENLAECYSELAGISFENSFFQEAINDYTKALKIHTQTNNIDLRFLAEINYKMGLCHLMLNDFDASIKSFQAAVAELEKVIEEKEAIKEQTDDTKEAIAELVETKNEIIEKIADVEEAKKTSIEEVKRELSKIIVSGDGGSSSTTDGAGPSSSGSSSAIANGASASKSDTKAAKADDKPANDISHLIKRKKPDTVSAEVEGSPAKKIATETEVTEHNRSS; from the exons ATGGCAGAAAAATCCGATACCCTCGTAACACCGGAGGATAAGGCGAATGAAGCAAAGGAACTGTTTGGTCGTGGTAGCCGAAACTACTGCATGCGGCAGTACTCGGAGGCAGCCGACGATTTGAGTGCGTGCTGTGCACTGTACTCAGAGATGTACGGATCTCTGGGTGAGGAATGCGGCCAACCATATCTGCTGTATGCTAAATCGTTGATCGCCATCGGCAAGGACGAGAACAATCTGATCGTGCCGggcgaggatgatgaagaagcagatgaagatgacgatgacggcgaagGTGAGGAAGACGCCGAGGGTGACGAAGGTGCGGAAGATGAGGGTGGTGACGAGGAGAAAAccaagcaggagcaggaaaatggaaaggatgACGAAGATGTTACAATGAAGGAATCCAAGGATAGTGCTGCTGCGGAAGCGGAAgctgaaaagaaagaaaatggtgtAGAAGCAGAAAAGACGGAAGGCGGTAGTAGTGAAGCTGGCAAAGCGGAAAGTGGGGCCAATGACGCGGAACCACAGCCAGGCCCATCCACCTCCAACGGTGGTGCTAAGGAGGAAGAAACGACTGAAGATTCAGCTGGTAATTTGCAGGTGGCATGGGAGATGTTGGAATTGGCGGTGAAAATTTTTGTGAAACAGGGTGACAAAGGTTACGAAAATTTGGCCGAATGCTACTCGGAATTAGCCGGAATTTCGTTCGAAAACAGTTTCTTCCAGGAGGCCATCAATGATTACA CAAAAGCATTGAAGATACATACACAAACGAACAATATCGATTTGCGCTTTTTGGCTGAGATTAACTACAAGATGGGCCTTTGTCATTTGATGCTGAACGATTTTGATgcgtcaatcaaatcgttCCAAGCCGCGGTCGCCGAGCTGGAGAAGGTGATCGAAGAGAAAGAGGCCATTAAGGAGCAAACGGACGACACGAAGGAGGCAATTGCGGAATTGGTTGAAACAAAGAACGAGATTATTGAAAAGATTGCCGATGTTGAGGAAGCCAAGAAAACG TCAATCGAAGAAGTAAAGCGTGAGCTGTCCAAAATAATCGTATCTGGTGACGGCGGATCGAGCAGTACAACTGATGGAGCAGGCCCTTCGTCATCTGGCAGTTCCTCCGCTATTGCCAAtggtgcttctgcttccaAGTCCGACACGAAGGCAGCGAAAGCTGATGATAAACCGGCAAACGATATTTCACATCTCATCAAGCGAAAAAAGCCGGACACTGTGAGTGCAGAAGTGGAAGGATCACCGGCTAAGAAAATtgctaccgaaaccgaagtGACCGAGCATAACCGAAGTTCTTAA